The following coding sequences lie in one Capsicum annuum cultivar UCD-10X-F1 chromosome 5, UCD10Xv1.1, whole genome shotgun sequence genomic window:
- the LOC107870683 gene encoding uncharacterized protein LOC107870683 → MTENPDEILSNSNGYKDKSLIFTKDLLAPNGCDGIKDSLPCETKERNEFWNIQELDDSAFFEDISRSNKHELRASPLKDDLNEDLSNLTSSKRHENPFACDTTDRDHPWSIPEFDDSMIVNFLDGKETGAVVSNVQFTSVSELFDTDTHLYTDKDVVECKLPGSTICYKENNYNIMKDICMDEGVPLMDKIVTESRKDDQPDSSVSVAADENQPRNTREGFDSELVSADEPKASLVASIFKISVDDHTTKEDEDTKSLVPNGFNPFVEDNNSKDADKDYYLVDMMKIFGSNGTTIEKATNISEKESDIQNSKESNFHADQSAQQPDQMPSSVEAFNSQNAVSTADETNYNGPAINFSNNSKSEAGAVTCDFNLTELASISSMAKTDKNLPEQSLRLEAVSNQKDGNSDSFSAATQVHFTNSVDSTNSSSIQGKSLDNQNVANLEYKNSGNPHLGVSGYIADGEASFSAAGPASGLITYSGPISHSANISLRSDSSTTSARSFAFPVLQSEWNSSPVRMAHAERRKHRGWRQRVLCCKF, encoded by the exons ATGACGGAAAATCCGGATGAAATATTAAGTAACTCAAATGGTTACAAGGATAAGTCTTTAATCTTTACAAAAGATCTGCTTGCTCCAAATGGCTGTGATGGCATTAAAGACTCTCTGCCGTGTGAAACTAAAGAGAGGAATGAATTTTGGAACATTCAGGAACTTGATGACTCTGCCTTTTTTGAAGATATTTCAAGAAGTAACAAACATGAACTTAGAGCTTCACCTCTGAAAGATGACCTGAATGAAGACCTGTCTAATTTAACTTCTTCCAAGAGACATGAAAATCCTTTTGCATGTGATACAACAGATAGAGATCACCCATGGAGTATTCCCGAATTTGATGACTCCATGATTGTTAATTTTCTTGATGGTAAAGAAACCGGAGCCGTAGTCTCTAATGTACAATTTACCTCTGTTTCAGAGTTGTTTGATACCGACACTCATTTATATACCGATAAGGATGTCGTGGAATGCAAATTGCCTGGATCGACAATTTGCTATAAAGAGAATAACTATAACATTATGAAAGACATTTGCATGGATGAGGGAGTACCTCTCATGGATAAAATTGTTACAGAAAGCAGGAAAGATGATCAGCCAGACTCATCTGTTTCTGTAGCTGCTGACGAAAACCAGCCTAGAAACACAAGGGAAGGTTTTGATAGTGAATTGGTCTCAGCAGACGAGCCCAAAGCTTCGTTAGTTGCAAGTATCTTCAAAATTTCTGTGGATGATCATACAACTAAAGAAGATGAGGATACCAAATCACttgttccaaatggttttaacCCCTTCGTGGAAGATAATAATAGCAAAGATGCTGATAAGGATTATTATCTGGTGGACATGATgaagatttttggatcaaatggaACTACAATAGAAAAAGCTACTAACATATCAGAAAAAGAATCTGACATTCAGAATTCTAAGGAATCCAACTTTCATGCGGATCAATCAGCACAGCAGCCTGATCAG ATGCCATCTTCTGTAGAAGCTTTTAACAGCCAAAATGCAGTCTCGACAGCTGATGAAACAAACTACAATGGGCCAGCTATCAACTTCTCTAACAATAGCAAGTCGGAAGCTGGAGCTGTTACTTGTGACTTCAACTTGACCGAGCTGGCTTCAATTAGCAGCATGGCAAAAACTGACAAAAACTTGCCTGAACAATCCCTTAGATTAGAGGCCGTCTCCAATCAAAAGGATGGGAATTCTGACAGCTTTTCAGCTGCTACTCAAGTTCATTTTACGAACAGTGTGGACTCTACCAATAGCAGTAGTATTCAGGGGAAATCCCTTGACAACCAAAATGTGGCTAATCTCGAGTATAAGAACTCTGGTAATCCCCACCTTGGTGTGAGTGGTTATATTGCAGATGGAGAGGCAAGCTTTTCCGCAGCAGGACCCGCATCTGGTTTGATCACGTACTCAGGGCCTATATCACATTCAGCTAACATCTCTCTTCGGTCAGATAGCAGCACAACAAGTGCCAGATCTTTTGCCTTCCCAGT CTTACAATCTGAATGGAACAGTAGTCCAGTAAGAATGGCTCATGCAGAGAGGAGGAAACACAGGGGTTGGAGGCAAAGAGTTCTCTGTTGTAAATTCTAA